The Thiorhodovibrio frisius genome segment CTGGCGATCCTGATCTTTAGCAACATCGACTGGACGCGTGGCGATCAGCAATTAGGCGCACAGGAAACCCTGATGGAATCCAGCCTGAGTATGTCGCCTGAGTTGCAGGATCGGGTCGCCCAGTTGCGTGACCCCCAGGCTTTCCAGGCCGCGCAGGAGGCTGAACGCCTCCAAGCCGTAGAGGAAGCTCGTCAGGCTGCGGCGGCGGCTGAGGCCGAACGCCAGCGCCAGGTTGAACAGGAAGCGCGACGTCGGGCTGCGATTGAGGCCGAACGCCAGGCAGAGCAAGAGGCGGCACGCGAAGCCCAGCGCCAAGCCGAGCTACAGGTCCGGCGCGAAGCCGAACGCGAGGCGCGTGTGCAAGCAGAGCGGGAAGCCCAGCGCCAAGCCGAGCTTGAAGCGCAGCGCAGGGCAGAAGAAACTGCGCAACGCCAAGCCGAAGAACAAGCTCAACGCGAGGCCGAAGAACAAGCCCAGCGCGAAGCCGTAGAGCAGGCTCGGCGCGAAGCTGAAGAACAAGCCCAGCGTGAGGCCGAGGAACAAGCCCGACGCGAAGCTGAAGAACAGGCTCTACGCGAGGCGGAGGAACAAGCCCGGCGCGAGGCTGCCGCAGCCGCAGCCGCGCACTCCCAGCAACTCGCAAACGAATGGGTACCCAGAATCAGCGCCCGGGTGGCACAATTCTGGATTCGGCCGCAAAGCCTCCAGGTCCAAGTCTCCACCCTGGTCCGGCTGCAACTCAATCCGGGCGGTGAGGTGGTGCCCGGCAGCGTCAAAGTCATCGAAAGCAGCGGCTATCCGGCCTTTGATACTTCAGTGGTTCGCGCCATCATGGACGCCTCACCGTTGCCAGTGCCCGATGGTGCTGACTTCAAGGTGTTTAAAGACTTCGATTTTCGCTTCAAACCTTAGGAATCCGCGATTATGCCGCGCATCGTCTCAATTCTGCTGCTCTGCCTCCTAAGCCTTCCGGCCCAGGCGCGCCTGACCATCGAGATCACCGGCGGCGTAGAGGGCGCCCAACCCATCGCCGTGGTGCCCTTCGGCCAGGTCGAGGGTGCCCAGCCCGGTGTCGATGTCGCCAGCGTCATCGCCGCTGATCTTGCCCGCACCGGCCGCTTCAAGCCCATGCCGACGCGGGAGATGCTGGTAACGCCCCATCGCGCCGAGGAAGTCGATTTTCGCGAATGGGAACTGCTCGCCACCAATAACCTGGTTATTGGCGAAATCAGCCCGGCCGAGGGCGGTGGTTATCGTATCGACTACAGCCTGTTGGATGTCTACGGCGGCAAAAAGCTGCTCGGCAGCAGCCTGCGCAGCAGCGAGAAGAGCTTGCGCCTGAGTGCCCACCGCATCGCCGACGCCATCTACGAGAAACTCACTGGCGACCCCGGTGTCTTCTCCACCCGCATCGCCTATGTTACCTCCACCGGGCGCGGCACCTCAGATGAACGCGTCAGCCTGCGCGTTGCCGATGCTGATGGTTTCAATCCTCAGACCATCGTCGACTCGCCCGATCCCATCATGTCCCCCGCTTGGTCGCCAGATGGGCGCAAGCTCGCCTATGTGTCGTTCGAGAATCGCCAGTCTTCGATTTATGTACAGGAGTTAGCCACCGGTCGACGGGATAAAATCGCCAGTTACCCGGGCATCAACGGCTCGCCTGCTTTCTCGCCTGATGGCAGCCGCATGGCCATGACGTTGTCGAAAGACGGCAACCCGGATGTCTATGTGATGAACCTTGGCAGTCGCCAGCTCTCGCGCCTGACCGACCACTACGCGATCGACACTGAACCGGCCTGGTCGCCCGACGGTGGCACCATCTACTTCACCAGTGACCGTGGTGGCCAACCGCAGGTCTATCGGGTCTCCGCCAGCGGCGGCGCGGCTGAGCGGATCAGCTTCGAGGGCGACTACAATGCCGCCGCCGAGGTCGCCCCCAATGGTCGCGCGTTGGCCCTGGTCACCCGCACCGCCGGGCGCTTCCGCATCGCCTTCGACCAAATCGGCGGCGGTGCACGTCGCCTGCTGAGCAGCGGACCCCTGGACGAGTCCCCCAGTTTCGCGCCCAATGGGAGCATGGTAATTTACGCCTCACAAAACAATGGCCGTGGGGTCCTAGCCGTGACGCCCATCGCTGGCGGTTCGGGGCAGCGTCTGACTCAGGACGCAGGCGAGGTGCGCGAGCCCGCCTGGTCGCCTTTCCTGCGCTGATGGTTCTTGTTTAATGCACCGACCGGGGAAAACGCCAATGCGCAATCAACATCTTTATCCGGAGAAACGCGTGAAAAATCCGCTGATCGGTCTGCTGGCCAGCTTGATCCTGATCCCTCTGCTAAGCGGCTGCCCGTCAACGCCGACACAAACAGATGCTGGTCTGACCGGGGCTGAGCTTGATGCGATGAGCGGCGCTCGGACCGCAGGGATCGATGACCGCCGCGGTTCGCCGCTGGATGATCCGTCCAGCCCCTTGTATCAGCGGGTGATCTACTTCGGATACGATGCCACGGCCATCGATCCGAAATATGCCAACCTGCTGCGCGCGCATGCGGACTATTTGGCCCGCACCAGCAATGCAACCGTGGTGCTCGAAGGACACACCGATGAACGTGGCACCCGCGAATACAACCTCGCACTAGGCGAAAGTCGCGCCGAAGCCGTGCGCAGCTTCCTTGTGGCCGAGGGCGTGCCGGCGCAAAAAATTCGCACCCTGAGCTACGGTGAGGAGCGCCCGGCCGAGATCGGCAGCAGCGAGCGCGCCTACTCGCTGTCGCGCCGTGTCGAGCTAGTCTACTAAGATGGGCACCTTAACCGGCGCGCGTTTTAGCCCCATGGCTGCCGGCCTGATCGCTATCGGTCTTCTGGTCGCAGCGCTGCTGGTTCCCGTGCCAGCGAGCGCCGACCCCATGCTTGAGGCGCGCGTCGCCAAGCTGGAGCGCATGCTGAACGAGCAGCGTCTGTCCGACGTGCTGCTCCAGATCCAGCAACTTCAACAGGAGGTTCAGGATCTACGTGGAATCGTCGAAAAGCA includes the following:
- the tolA gene encoding cell envelope integrity protein TolA; this translates as MWQILERNPRAFLWALLLHLTLAILIFSNIDWTRGDQQLGAQETLMESSLSMSPELQDRVAQLRDPQAFQAAQEAERLQAVEEARQAAAAAEAERQRQVEQEARRRAAIEAERQAEQEAAREAQRQAELQVRREAEREARVQAEREAQRQAELEAQRRAEETAQRQAEEQAQREAEEQAQREAVEQARREAEEQAQREAEEQARREAEEQALREAEEQARREAAAAAAAHSQQLANEWVPRISARVAQFWIRPQSLQVQVSTLVRLQLNPGGEVVPGSVKVIESSGYPAFDTSVVRAIMDASPLPVPDGADFKVFKDFDFRFKP
- the tolB gene encoding Tol-Pal system beta propeller repeat protein TolB encodes the protein MPRIVSILLLCLLSLPAQARLTIEITGGVEGAQPIAVVPFGQVEGAQPGVDVASVIAADLARTGRFKPMPTREMLVTPHRAEEVDFREWELLATNNLVIGEISPAEGGGYRIDYSLLDVYGGKKLLGSSLRSSEKSLRLSAHRIADAIYEKLTGDPGVFSTRIAYVTSTGRGTSDERVSLRVADADGFNPQTIVDSPDPIMSPAWSPDGRKLAYVSFENRQSSIYVQELATGRRDKIASYPGINGSPAFSPDGSRMAMTLSKDGNPDVYVMNLGSRQLSRLTDHYAIDTEPAWSPDGGTIYFTSDRGGQPQVYRVSASGGAAERISFEGDYNAAAEVAPNGRALALVTRTAGRFRIAFDQIGGGARRLLSSGPLDESPSFAPNGSMVIYASQNNGRGVLAVTPIAGGSGQRLTQDAGEVREPAWSPFLR
- the pal gene encoding peptidoglycan-associated lipoprotein Pal, with the protein product MRNQHLYPEKRVKNPLIGLLASLILIPLLSGCPSTPTQTDAGLTGAELDAMSGARTAGIDDRRGSPLDDPSSPLYQRVIYFGYDATAIDPKYANLLRAHADYLARTSNATVVLEGHTDERGTREYNLALGESRAEAVRSFLVAEGVPAQKIRTLSYGEERPAEIGSSERAYSLSRRVELVY